One stretch of Nitrosococcus watsonii C-113 DNA includes these proteins:
- a CDS encoding alpha/beta hydrolase — protein MMLFRTVGIILVVGLLTLVACAPYVQHSLDEPLQSPLLETARFITADGEILPVRTWLPKGEPRSIVIGVHGFNDYSRAFAKVGTYLAQQGVAVYAYDQRGFGATRQRGKWPGVELLVKDLRAFIRAVGTRHRNRPLYLLGESMGGAVAMVALAGPEALLVDRLILVAPAVWGGQSLNSWYRSLLWVSAHTLPWLKLTGSSLKIKASDNREMLKRMRADPLIIKETRIDALYGMVQLMDKARKVIPQLHMPTLVLYGGRDQVIPERPICHLLEELPGPHSVAFYPAGYHMLLRDREAERVWQDLVAWLQVPVRMLNSRIPARCLPLLAQTG, from the coding sequence ATGATGCTATTTCGTACCGTGGGAATCATACTGGTGGTAGGGTTGTTAACGCTTGTGGCCTGCGCCCCCTACGTTCAGCATTCTCTGGATGAACCGTTGCAAAGCCCCCTGTTGGAGACAGCGCGGTTTATTACCGCGGATGGCGAAATTCTTCCCGTACGTACCTGGCTGCCGAAAGGGGAGCCCCGTTCCATCGTCATTGGGGTTCATGGCTTTAATGATTACAGCCGTGCTTTCGCCAAGGTGGGCACGTATTTAGCGCAACAAGGAGTTGCTGTTTATGCCTATGATCAGCGGGGCTTTGGCGCCACGCGGCAGCGGGGGAAGTGGCCAGGTGTGGAATTGCTTGTCAAGGATCTCCGCGCCTTTATCCGGGCCGTGGGCACCCGCCATCGAAATCGCCCCCTTTATCTGCTAGGCGAAAGCATGGGGGGAGCCGTTGCCATGGTGGCTTTGGCGGGTCCTGAGGCGCTCTTGGTGGATCGTTTGATCCTAGTTGCCCCGGCAGTTTGGGGCGGGCAAAGTCTGAATAGTTGGTACCGATCACTGCTCTGGGTGTCTGCCCATACGTTGCCCTGGTTGAAGCTCACTGGAAGTAGTTTGAAAATTAAAGCTTCGGATAATAGGGAGATGCTAAAACGAATGCGTGCTGATCCCCTGATTATCAAGGAAACCCGAATCGATGCCCTTTATGGCATGGTTCAGCTTATGGATAAGGCCCGGAAGGTTATTCCCCAACTTCATATGCCTACGCTGGTGTTATATGGAGGCCGAGATCAAGTGATTCCTGAACGGCCCATTTGCCATCTCTTGGAGGAGCTTCCAGGTCCCCACTCGGTGGCTTTTTATCCCGCAGGCTACCATATGCTATTGCGGGACCGAGAGGCTGAGCGGGTCTGGCAAGACTTGGTGGCATGGTTACAGGTACCGGTTCGGATGTTAAATTCTCGCATTCCCGCCAGGTGCCTGCCGCTGCTGGCTCAAACCGGTTAA
- a CDS encoding peroxiredoxin family protein → MRASGTLAPEWKVAQWFNTQQPLQLADLRGKVVVMHAFQMLCPGCVVHGLPQTQKIYNVFDANEVVVVGLHTVFEHHEVMTPQALEVFIHEYRYTFPIGVDQPDGQSGLPLTMRAYGMQGTPSLILIDHKGRLRKHSFGRDDDIQVGADIATLISEAKAAPLAEAENAGGNAGCDEDKCTA, encoded by the coding sequence ATGCGCGCTAGTGGAACTTTAGCTCCTGAGTGGAAGGTAGCCCAATGGTTTAATACCCAGCAGCCGTTGCAGCTCGCTGACCTTCGAGGGAAGGTCGTGGTGATGCACGCTTTTCAAATGCTTTGCCCCGGGTGTGTAGTACATGGTTTGCCCCAGACCCAGAAAATTTATAATGTTTTTGACGCCAATGAAGTCGTGGTGGTGGGTTTGCATACGGTGTTCGAGCACCATGAGGTCATGACTCCCCAGGCGCTTGAAGTTTTTATTCATGAATATCGTTATACCTTTCCCATCGGCGTCGATCAGCCAGATGGGCAATCAGGGTTGCCACTGACGATGCGCGCCTATGGAATGCAGGGGACTCCTAGCCTGATCTTGATTGATCATAAAGGCCGTCTTCGCAAGCATAGTTTTGGCCGCGACGACGATATCCAGGTAGGGGCGGATATTGCGACCCTGATTAGTGAAGCGAAAGCGGCGCCTCTAGCCGAAGCGGAGAACGCTGGCGGCAATGCTGGTTGCGATGAGGACAAGTGCACGGCCTAG
- a CDS encoding NAD(P)-binding domain-containing protein — translation MDKWLVIGGGIHGTCSAIALREEGVAAADITIIDPHHHLLARWQQYTQRTGMSYLRSPGVHHLHPDPLHLHRFALQRPQPEGAHHQDFMLPHYRPSLELFRAHCEALIHEYQLDQRLLSARAEGLSRPSLPQFTVETSLGPLHARYLILAMGAGEQPHWPDWAKPFKRKDSPLQHLYDPNPLPTLQEKHLVVVGGGLSAIQFAITASKQSSSPVMLLMRHSLRIHAFDSDPGWLGPKKLNNFRQIRDFSLRRRLIDKARHRGSVPLDIARQLWRALREERIQLIHDQITGATLNRNQSLRLYLNKRADPLITDRVVLATGFGRQRPGGKWLEKAIAELGLPVHTDNYPLVDSHLRWTEGIFVTGPLAELELGPAARNIAGARMAAARIRAASRV, via the coding sequence ATGGATAAATGGCTTGTTATCGGTGGTGGAATCCACGGTACTTGCAGCGCAATTGCTCTACGGGAGGAAGGGGTGGCTGCCGCGGATATCACCATTATTGACCCTCACCATCACCTGCTGGCGCGCTGGCAACAATACACTCAGCGGACAGGCATGTCCTATCTGCGATCACCGGGAGTCCACCATTTACATCCCGATCCCCTCCATCTGCATCGCTTCGCCCTTCAACGCCCGCAGCCAGAAGGGGCTCATCACCAGGACTTTATGCTTCCCCACTATCGTCCCTCTTTAGAGTTATTTCGGGCTCACTGCGAAGCGCTTATCCATGAATACCAGCTTGACCAGCGGCTCCTTTCAGCCCGGGCGGAAGGGCTGTCCCGCCCTTCTCTTCCCCAATTTACGGTGGAAACATCCCTAGGACCCCTTCACGCCCGCTATCTCATTCTCGCCATGGGGGCAGGAGAACAGCCCCATTGGCCAGACTGGGCCAAGCCCTTCAAAAGAAAAGACTCCCCCCTACAACATCTCTATGATCCCAATCCCCTGCCAACTCTTCAGGAAAAACACCTGGTAGTCGTGGGCGGGGGACTAAGCGCCATTCAGTTTGCTATTACCGCAAGCAAGCAATCCTCCAGCCCCGTTATGCTTCTCATGCGCCACTCACTACGGATTCACGCCTTTGACAGCGATCCCGGCTGGCTGGGTCCCAAAAAACTAAATAATTTTCGGCAAATACGGGACTTCTCCTTGCGCCGCCGCCTTATTGATAAGGCTCGCCACCGAGGCTCAGTTCCCTTGGACATAGCACGGCAATTATGGCGTGCTCTTAGGGAAGAGCGAATTCAGCTTATCCACGATCAAATAACAGGAGCTACCCTAAACCGAAATCAAAGCCTGCGGCTTTACTTGAATAAACGGGCCGACCCGCTCATCACTGACAGAGTCGTCCTTGCCACCGGCTTTGGTCGCCAGCGTCCCGGCGGAAAATGGCTAGAAAAAGCCATTGCCGAACTGGGTTTACCCGTGCATACAGATAATTACCCTCTTGTGGATTCCCACCTACGCTGGACCGAGGGGATTTTCGTGACAGGCCCTCTCGCCGAACTTGAACTGGGGCCTGCTGCCCGCAATATCGCGGGAGCGCGTATGGCTGCTGCCCGCATCCGCGCTGCTTCAAGGGTATAA
- the icd gene encoding NADP-dependent isocitrate dehydrogenase has translation MAYDKISLPSDGQPITVKEDFSLEVPARPLIPFIEGDGIGVDITPVMRQVVDKAIAVAYGGERSLAWTEVYAGEKATRVYGTDEWLPAETLDALRQFVVSIKGPLTTPVGKGIRSLNVAIRQVLDLYACIRPVRYFPGTPSPLADPSRTHMVVFRENTEDIYAGIEWPAQSPEAKKIIEFLRQEMGVEKIRFPESSGIGIKPVSREGSQRLIRKALQYAIDNDRRSVTLVHKGNIMKFTEGAFCDWGYALAQEAFGARPIDGGPWCEFTPPERGHKIIVKDAIADNFLQQILLRPEEYEVIATLNLNGDYISDALAAQVGGIGMAPGANMGDRVAVFEATHGTAPKYAGQDRVNPSSIILSGEMMLRHLGWNEAADLIIQGITDALAARTVTYDLARLMEGATQVSCSGFGEAIMKHMAAPA, from the coding sequence ATGGCTTATGACAAAATCTCCCTTCCCTCCGATGGCCAGCCTATTACCGTTAAGGAGGACTTTAGTCTTGAAGTTCCCGCCCGCCCGCTCATTCCTTTTATTGAAGGCGATGGGATTGGGGTGGATATCACCCCGGTGATGCGCCAAGTCGTCGATAAAGCAATTGCCGTGGCCTATGGGGGGGAGCGCTCCCTGGCCTGGACCGAGGTCTATGCGGGGGAAAAGGCAACACGCGTGTACGGCACTGATGAATGGCTGCCAGCGGAGACCTTGGATGCCTTGCGACAATTCGTGGTGTCTATCAAAGGCCCCCTTACCACGCCAGTGGGCAAAGGTATCCGTTCTTTAAACGTGGCGATCCGTCAGGTGCTGGATCTCTATGCCTGCATCCGGCCGGTTCGATATTTTCCAGGGACGCCAAGTCCCTTGGCCGATCCTTCCCGCACCCATATGGTGGTGTTTAGGGAAAACACCGAAGATATCTATGCCGGTATCGAGTGGCCAGCCCAGTCACCCGAGGCGAAAAAAATTATTGAATTTCTGCGGCAAGAGATGGGCGTGGAAAAAATCCGTTTTCCGGAAAGCTCTGGCATTGGCATTAAGCCTGTGTCCCGGGAAGGCTCCCAGCGCCTCATCCGTAAAGCTTTGCAATACGCCATTGATAACGATCGCCGTTCAGTGACTCTGGTGCATAAGGGTAACATTATGAAGTTTACTGAAGGGGCTTTTTGTGACTGGGGCTATGCGCTGGCTCAGGAAGCTTTTGGCGCCCGCCCCATTGATGGGGGTCCTTGGTGTGAGTTCACGCCTCCTGAAAGGGGGCATAAAATTATTGTCAAAGACGCCATTGCCGACAACTTTCTGCAACAAATTCTGCTTCGTCCCGAAGAGTATGAGGTCATTGCGACTCTTAATCTCAATGGAGATTACATCTCCGATGCGCTAGCGGCCCAGGTGGGCGGAATTGGGATGGCGCCGGGGGCGAATATGGGGGATAGGGTTGCCGTGTTCGAGGCGACCCACGGGACTGCGCCTAAATATGCGGGCCAGGATAGGGTCAACCCCAGCAGCATTATTCTTTCGGGGGAGATGATGTTGCGCCATCTCGGCTGGAATGAAGCGGCTGATCTGATTATTCAGGGTATTACGGATGCCTTGGCCGCCAGGACGGTGACCTACGACCTGGCCCGATTGATGGAAGGCGCGACTCAAGTCTCGTGTTCTGGCTTCGGGGAAGCCATTATGAAGCACATGGCAGCTCCTGCTTAG
- a CDS encoding class I SAM-dependent methyltransferase, which yields MENRDPTEQQLRAEADALCRDHRFRRAVWECFPGSGHESMGMALNTAIHPHDQMLIHSLRHHRDPNAAVSQYYNVALQQYFAAQQILQAFFPNPEPDFAFLDFACGFGRLVRLLTLSLSTTNVWVAEIQKDALAFVTQTFNVQALESSASPEQFQAERQFDFIWVASLFSHLPPGLFQRWLQRLLSLLNPRGILCFSVHDQVLLPVGASLPETEILFNPHSENAELNPKIYGTTFVSESFVRHAIHEVGGEDHPYFRIPKGLAQEQDLYVVAKSSVVDLPGLQAFRYGPWGWVDERRISESGELYLRGWAASLDDGALPAVEIKVNGTLHQCPTGLQRKDVRQVFGDDRLEFAGWEFSYPLASQAREAWVEVTARTVANERALLYVGSLSRSS from the coding sequence ATGGAAAATAGGGACCCGACAGAACAGCAATTGCGTGCCGAAGCCGATGCCCTGTGCCGGGATCATCGCTTCAGGCGGGCCGTGTGGGAATGCTTCCCAGGGTCAGGTCATGAAAGCATGGGGATGGCGCTCAATACCGCGATCCATCCCCATGATCAGATGCTCATCCATTCATTGCGCCATCACCGCGATCCCAATGCGGCCGTGAGTCAGTATTACAATGTGGCGCTGCAGCAGTATTTTGCCGCCCAACAGATCCTGCAAGCTTTTTTTCCAAACCCTGAGCCAGATTTCGCTTTTCTAGATTTTGCCTGTGGATTTGGCCGGTTAGTTCGATTGCTGACCCTCAGCCTGTCCACGACTAATGTCTGGGTTGCGGAAATACAAAAAGATGCCCTTGCTTTTGTCACCCAAACATTCAATGTTCAGGCGCTGGAGTCCAGTGCCAGTCCGGAGCAATTCCAAGCCGAGCGGCAGTTTGATTTTATTTGGGTGGCTTCTCTATTTTCCCATCTACCGCCAGGGCTATTCCAGCGCTGGCTGCAGCGGCTTCTATCCTTGCTGAACCCACGCGGCATTCTTTGTTTCAGCGTCCATGATCAAGTGCTTTTGCCCGTTGGAGCAAGCTTGCCAGAGACAGAGATTTTGTTTAATCCCCACAGCGAAAATGCTGAACTGAACCCTAAAATTTATGGTACCACCTTTGTTAGCGAAAGCTTTGTAAGGCATGCCATCCACGAGGTAGGTGGTGAGGATCATCCCTATTTTCGCATTCCTAAGGGTTTGGCCCAGGAGCAGGATCTCTATGTAGTGGCTAAATCCTCGGTCGTGGATCTGCCAGGGTTGCAAGCCTTTCGTTATGGTCCCTGGGGCTGGGTGGATGAGCGGCGTATTTCAGAGTCCGGTGAATTATACCTGCGTGGCTGGGCTGCCTCTTTGGATGATGGGGCATTGCCTGCCGTTGAGATCAAAGTTAATGGAACCCTTCATCAATGTCCCACCGGATTGCAGCGCAAGGATGTCCGCCAGGTTTTTGGGGATGATCGGCTAGAGTTCGCAGGCTGGGAGTTTAGCTATCCGCTGGCTAGTCAAGCACGGGAAGCTTGGGTCGAAGTCACGGCGAGGACGGTTGCTAACGAAAGGGCCTTGCTCTACGTAGGAAGCCTTTCCCGTTCAAGCTGA